The genomic DNA GGCCAGCCTTCGATCGCTCCGCCGGGAACGTAGCGTGAACCGATCACGACGTCAGCCTTTTCGCGCTGGGCGACGTCGACAAGCTTCGGAATTTCGACCGGGTCGTGACTCATGTCGCCATCGAGATTGACCAGGAAGTCGTAACCCGCGTCGCTGGCGTGTCGCATCGCAGCGACGATCGCGCTGCCGAGGCCTAGCTTGCGACCGCGTTGGTTCAATGTGAACCAAGGATCGCGCCCCGCCTTATCGGCAGCCCATTCGCCGGTCCCATCGGGCGATCCATCATCGACGACCAGCACGTCGGCTGACGGCAGGGCGGCGCGGATGCCAGCGACCAATTCGGGCAAGCTGTCGAGTTCGTTATACGTGCAGACAGCCACTAACACACGCGCCACCGGCGCGCCGCCATGCTCGTCCTTGTCGGGCGAATCAATCACCGAATCTTTGCTCTCCGCCTACAGTCGTGGCTTGGGTGGTTTGACGGGTTGTTTCCAGTTGTCGGCACCGACTAACTGCGTTTTGCGACGATAGATCTTGTCCACATTGGCCACGTACAGCGTCTTGCGATCGAGACCGCCAAACGTCGCGTAGCTGGGACGTCGCGAACCTGGAGGCATTGGCAAAATCAGATGCGAGCGTCCCGGTTGGTCGCAGATCTGAACGCCCATCGCCGTTGTGGAAATCAGCCAACCATCTTGGGAGACACACATCCCATCCAACAACCCGCGAGGATCGGCGGCCGGGATCTCCAGGTGAAAATAGGGCTGCTTGTATTTCAGCGATCCATCGTCGGCGATCTGGAAGGCGTTGATGAACCGCCCGGGGAAGTGGCCTACAAACAGCTGAGTCTGATCGGCGCTGAGTCCAATCCCGTTGCAGTCTTTGAAATTGTCGACAGCCTTCCGCTCGCGCGTCTTCGCGTCGAGCGACCAGATCTTGCCGGCTGGCGGATCGGTGTAATAGATCGTTCCGTCGTGGCGAACGACGATGTCGTTGCTGGTCGTCCCCTCGGCGATGACTTCCATTTCAAGAGTCTTCAAATCCCAGGCGCGGATCTGGCGGGCACCGCTGGCGGCACCATACAGCCGGCCGTCGGGGCCCAAGGAGATCCCGTTCGTCTTTCCGGTATCGGAGACGATCAGGCTGACCTCGCCATCGGGCGTGACCTTATAGAGTTCGCTCGCCGGAACGTCGGTAAAGTAGAGCGTGCCATCGTCGGTCACCGCCAAGCCCTCGGCCCACTTGTGCCCTTCGCTAACCAGTTCCCAGCCTTCGCCATCGACCAGGAATTTGTTGGCTTCGCTGTTGGATCGGTCCAGATGTGTGCTAACCGGTTGGGTATCAAAGTC from Rosistilla oblonga includes the following:
- a CDS encoding polyprenol monophosphomannose synthase gives rise to the protein MIDSPDKDEHGGAPVARVLVAVCTYNELDSLPELVAGIRAALPSADVLVVDDGSPDGTGEWAADKAGRDPWFTLNQRGRKLGLGSAIVAAMRHASDAGYDFLVNLDGDMSHDPVEIPKLVDVAQREKADVVIGSRYVPGGAIEGWPMSRLVISGLLNRVARIALGLQAHDCSGAYRCYRVDTLDKVDLNRIRASGYAMLEEILWLLTHRDAKIVEIPICFVNRVQGSSKLSLSEAVKSIAMLARIACSPRR
- a CDS encoding SMP-30/gluconolactonase/LRE family protein is translated as MNIARPLTTAIALLLLASFAAAQPKTRQTESYPQHPDALLKEGVPVGTITKGVFNASQIYPGTVRDYWVYVPKQYDGSKPAALMVFQDGGGYARREGGYRVPNIFDNLIAAGEMPVTIAVFINPGVVPAPNDNAQSRFNRSYEYDSVDDSYANFLIDEMLPFVEKEHNVQLTDDPNLRAICGSSSGGICAYNVAWQRPDHFRRVFTTVGTYVGLRGGHELATLVRKTEPKPLRIYLQDGSNDLNIYAGDWWMANQTLLRALQWAGYEVEHTWGEGFHSSKHGTAIMPDVMRWLWKDFDTQPVSTHLDRSNSEANKFLVDGEGWELVSEGHKWAEGLAVTDDGTLYFTDVPASELYKVTPDGEVSLIVSDTGKTNGISLGPDGRLYGAASGARQIRAWDLKTLEMEVIAEGTTSNDIVVRHDGTIYYTDPPAGKIWSLDAKTRERKAVDNFKDCNGIGLSADQTQLFVGHFPGRFINAFQIADDGSLKYKQPYFHLEIPAADPRGLLDGMCVSQDGWLISTTAMGVQICDQPGRSHLILPMPPGSRRPSYATFGGLDRKTLYVANVDKIYRRKTQLVGADNWKQPVKPPKPRL